One Panicum virgatum strain AP13 chromosome 3N, P.virgatum_v5, whole genome shotgun sequence DNA segment encodes these proteins:
- the LOC120666890 gene encoding thiosulfate/3-mercaptopyruvate sulfurtransferase 2-like isoform X2, with protein sequence MAASLLSRAAAAAAALRGAARPHHLLLRSSLPKSRVGWAARAAQGAGGYGCGAPPLASGAFGIAARCNATSSSAVSEAAGVHALPRTEPVVSPEWLHANLKDPDVKVLDASWYMPAEQRNPLQEYQVAHIPGALFFDVDGISDRTSSLPHMLPSEKAFSAAVSALGIYNKDGIVVYDGKGLFSAARVWWMFRVFGHDKVWVLDGGLPQWRASGYDVESSASSDAILKASAAGEAIEKVYQGQSIGPFTFEAKLQPHLIWSLDQVKENIKTQTHQLIDARSKPRFDGAVPEPRKGIRSGHVPGSKCVPFPQVLDSSQKLLPPDELRKRFEQEGISLDQPLVTSCGTGVTACVLALGLHRLGETDVAVYDGSWTEWGAHPDTPVATAV encoded by the exons ATGGCGGCGTCCCTcctctcccgcgccgccgctgccgccgcggcgctccgcggcgcggctcggccccaccacctcctcctgcgGTCCTCCCTCCCCAAG AGTCGGGTCGGatgggcggcgcgcgcggcgcaggGCGCCGGCGGGTACGGGtgcggggcgccgccgctggcctcgGGCGCGTTCGGGATCGCGGCGCGGTGCAACGCCACGTCGTCGTCCGCGGTGTCGGAGGCCGCCGGCGTGCACGCGCTGCCGCGGACCGAGCCCGTGGTGTCGCCCGAGTGGCTGCACGCCAACCTCAAGGACCCCGACGTCAAG GTACTTGATGCCTCTTGGTATATGCCTGCAGAACAAAGGAATCCACTACAAGAGTACCAG GTGGCTCATATTCCCGGTGCCTTGTTCTTTGATGTTGATGGAATATCTGACAGAACATCTAGT TTACCGCACATGCTGCCATCTGAAAAGGCATTTTCGGCTGCTGTATCTGCTCTTGGCATCTATAACAAAGATGGGATAGTAGTTTATGATGGAAAGGGACTGTTCAGCGCTGCTCGTGTTTGGTG GATGTTCCGCGTATTTGGACATGATAAAGTTTGGGTGCTAGATGGAGGTTTGCCTCAATGGCGCGCTTCTGGGTATGATGTTGAATCAAGCGCCTCCAGTGATGCCATCTTAAAGGCCAGTGCTGCTGGTGAAGCAATTGAGAAAGTTTACCAGGGTCAATCG ATTGGTCCATTCACATTTGAAGCAAAGTTGCAGCCCCATCTTATTTGGAGTCTTGATCAG GTGAAAGAGAACATCAAGACCCAGACACATCAACTTATAGATGCTCGATCAAAACCTAG ATTTGATGGTGCAGTTCCAGAGCCGCGCAAGGGGATTAGAAGTGGTCATGTGCCTGGGAGCAAATGTGTTCCTTTCCCTCAG GTGCTTGACAGCTCACAAAAGCTATTGCCCCCAGATGAACTCCGGAAACGATTTGAGCAGGAAG GAATATCACTTGATCAACCCCTTGTGACCTCTTGCGGCACTGGCGTAACAGCATGTGTATTAGCCTTG GGCCTCCATCGCCTTGGTGAAACTGATGTCGCTGTATATGATGGATCATGGACCGAATGGGGAGCCCATCCTGACACTCCAGTTGCGACAGCCGTCTAG
- the LOC120666890 gene encoding thiosulfate/3-mercaptopyruvate sulfurtransferase 2-like isoform X1, whose translation MAASLLSRAAAAAAALRGAARPHHLLLRSSLPKETLLPPLLLLLLSTATLPASRVGWAARAAQGAGGYGCGAPPLASGAFGIAARCNATSSSAVSEAAGVHALPRTEPVVSPEWLHANLKDPDVKVLDASWYMPAEQRNPLQEYQVAHIPGALFFDVDGISDRTSSLPHMLPSEKAFSAAVSALGIYNKDGIVVYDGKGLFSAARVWWMFRVFGHDKVWVLDGGLPQWRASGYDVESSASSDAILKASAAGEAIEKVYQGQSIGPFTFEAKLQPHLIWSLDQVKENIKTQTHQLIDARSKPRFDGAVPEPRKGIRSGHVPGSKCVPFPQVLDSSQKLLPPDELRKRFEQEGISLDQPLVTSCGTGVTACVLALGLHRLGETDVAVYDGSWTEWGAHPDTPVATAV comes from the exons ATGGCGGCGTCCCTcctctcccgcgccgccgctgccgccgcggcgctccgcggcgcggctcggccccaccacctcctcctgcgGTCCTCCCTCCCCAAGGAAACCCTCCTTCCCCCGCTACTACTCCTACTCCTCAGCACCGCCACTCTACCCGCG AGTCGGGTCGGatgggcggcgcgcgcggcgcaggGCGCCGGCGGGTACGGGtgcggggcgccgccgctggcctcgGGCGCGTTCGGGATCGCGGCGCGGTGCAACGCCACGTCGTCGTCCGCGGTGTCGGAGGCCGCCGGCGTGCACGCGCTGCCGCGGACCGAGCCCGTGGTGTCGCCCGAGTGGCTGCACGCCAACCTCAAGGACCCCGACGTCAAG GTACTTGATGCCTCTTGGTATATGCCTGCAGAACAAAGGAATCCACTACAAGAGTACCAG GTGGCTCATATTCCCGGTGCCTTGTTCTTTGATGTTGATGGAATATCTGACAGAACATCTAGT TTACCGCACATGCTGCCATCTGAAAAGGCATTTTCGGCTGCTGTATCTGCTCTTGGCATCTATAACAAAGATGGGATAGTAGTTTATGATGGAAAGGGACTGTTCAGCGCTGCTCGTGTTTGGTG GATGTTCCGCGTATTTGGACATGATAAAGTTTGGGTGCTAGATGGAGGTTTGCCTCAATGGCGCGCTTCTGGGTATGATGTTGAATCAAGCGCCTCCAGTGATGCCATCTTAAAGGCCAGTGCTGCTGGTGAAGCAATTGAGAAAGTTTACCAGGGTCAATCG ATTGGTCCATTCACATTTGAAGCAAAGTTGCAGCCCCATCTTATTTGGAGTCTTGATCAG GTGAAAGAGAACATCAAGACCCAGACACATCAACTTATAGATGCTCGATCAAAACCTAG ATTTGATGGTGCAGTTCCAGAGCCGCGCAAGGGGATTAGAAGTGGTCATGTGCCTGGGAGCAAATGTGTTCCTTTCCCTCAG GTGCTTGACAGCTCACAAAAGCTATTGCCCCCAGATGAACTCCGGAAACGATTTGAGCAGGAAG GAATATCACTTGATCAACCCCTTGTGACCTCTTGCGGCACTGGCGTAACAGCATGTGTATTAGCCTTG GGCCTCCATCGCCTTGGTGAAACTGATGTCGCTGTATATGATGGATCATGGACCGAATGGGGAGCCCATCCTGACACTCCAGTTGCGACAGCCGTCTAG
- the LOC120668040 gene encoding L-type lectin-domain containing receptor kinase IX.1-like produces the protein MASLFLLHVKIAAIAVLRAVATTDCSTADNYTAGSQYQRNLAELLSRLPAAAVGNGWFYKGSAGAGADEVFGLIMCYADYNATACLDCLSRAPAGITTVCPGSRSVRTMYSPCVVRYSDTPIPATADLAILYSVYDTIPVVPIRSESARAAWVPLMSKLTGGVAASPLRLANGSTPFPGSQRMYGLAQCTRDLNASECSNCISSYTDMLEKLFPNNTSGVINGYSCYLRYQVGQELDITLPPAPAPWPPAPAPAPPAPGASLSSKNRIVIGMCVGSTLFLIVLAFSMWLLRRRRNKAKLLEEEREMEEEFEEGAGPKQFRYRELAIATDNFSDKQKLGEGGFGSVYRGFLKEMGGLEIAIKRVSKGSKQGRKEYASEVRIISRLRHRNLVQLIGWCHGGGELLLVYELMPNGSLDTHLYSDPALPWPLRHDVVLGLGSALLYLHQDWEQCVLHRDIKPSNVMLDASFHAKLGDFGLARLVDHGRRSHTTVVAGTMGYMDPECMITGLADTESDVYSFGVVLLEIACGRQPPVARHRDDDVNRPLVEEDEDEDDVIHLVQWVWEFYGRGAILDATDARLTWEFDAREMEAVMVVGLWCAHPDRSLRPSIRQALNVLRPGFWVLV, from the exons ATGGcttccctcttcctcctccatgTCAAGATCGCCGCCATCGCTGTGCTCCGCGCCGTGGCGACTACTGACTGCTCGACGGCGGACAACTACACGGCCGGCAGCCAGTACCAGAGGAACCTCGCCGAGCTCCTGTCCAGGCTCCCCGCGGCGGCCGTCGGCAACGGCTGGTTCTACAAGGGCAGCGCCGGGGCGGGCGCCGACGAGGTGTTCGGCCTCATCATGTGCTACGCCGACTACAACGCGACGGCGTGCCTCGACTGCCTCTCCAGGGCGcccgccgggatcacgacgGTGTGCCCGGGCAGCCGGAGCGTCCGCACCATGTACAGCCCGTGCGTCGTCCGGTACTCGGACACGCCAATCCCGGCCACCGCCGACCTCGCCATCTTGTACAGTGTGTACGACACCATCCCTGTGGTGCCCATCAGGTCGGAGAGCGCGCGAGCAGCCTGGGTGCCGCTGATGAGCAAGCTCACCGGTggcgtcgccgcctcgccgctgcgGCTCGCCAACGGCAGCACGCCGTTCCCGGGCTCGCAGAGGATGTACGGTCTGGCGCAGTGCACCAGGGACCTCAACGCCAGCGAGTGCTCCAACTGTATCTCAAGCTACACGGACATGCTGGAGAAGCTGTTCCCAAACAACACCTCAGGCGTCATCAACGGGTACAGCTGCTACCTGCGCTACCAGGTCGGCCAGGAACTCGACATCACCctgccgccggcaccggcgccgtggccgccagctccggcgccggcgccgccagctCCAG GAGCTTCATTGTCTTCCAAGAACCGCATCGTGATCGGCATGTGCGTCGGTAGCACCTTGTTCTTGATAGTCCTGGCCTTCTCCATGTGGctcctccggcgacggcggaacAAGGCTAAGCTCCTCGAGGAAGAGAGGGAGATGGAAGAGGAGTTCGAGGAAGGGGCCGGGCCGAAGCAGTTTCGCTACCGCGAGCTCGCCATTGCCACCGACAACTTCTCCGACAAGCAGAAGCTCGGGGAAGGTGGCTTCGGGTCGGTGTACAGAGGATTCCTCAAGGAGATGGGCGGCCTTGAGATCGCCATCAAGAGGGTGTCCAAGGGCTCCAAGCAGGGGAGGAAGGAGTACGCCTCGGAGGTGAGGATCATCAGCCGGCTGCGGCACCGGAACCTCGTGCAGCTCATCGGCTggtgccatggcggcggcgagctcctcctcgtCTACGAGCTGATGCCCAATGGCAGCCTCGACACGCACCTCTACAGCGACCCGGCGCTGCCATGGCCGCTCCGGCACGACGTCGTGCTGGGGCTGGGGTCGGCGCTGCTGTACCTGCATCAGGATTGGGAGCAGTGCGTTCTTCACAGGGACATCAAGCCGAGCAACGTGATGCTCGACGCGTCCTTCCACGCCAAGCTCGGCGACTTCGGGCTCGCCAGGCTCGTCGACCACGGCCGGCGCTCGCACACCACGGTGGTCGCCGGCACCATGGGGTACATGGACCCGGAGTGTATGATCACCGGCCTGGCTGACACCGAGTCGGACGTCTACAGCTTTGGCGTCGTCCTCCTCGAGATCGCCTGTGGCCGGCAGCCCCCGGTGGCTCGCCACAGGGACGACGACGTGAACCGGCCTCTGGTggaggaagacgaagacgaAGACGACGTCATCCACCTCGTGCAATGGGTGTGGGAGTTCTACGGCAGGGGAGCCATCCTCGACGCCACCGACGCGCGGCTGACATGGGAGTTCGACGCCCGGGAGATGGAGGCGGTGATGGTCGTCGGGCTGTGGTGTGCGCACCCTGACCGGAGCCTGAGGCCGTCCATCAGACAGGCCCTCAACGTGCTGCgaccagg aTTTTGGGTATTGGTTTGA